Proteins encoded within one genomic window of Heptranchias perlo isolate sHepPer1 chromosome 35, sHepPer1.hap1, whole genome shotgun sequence:
- the LOC137302295 gene encoding secreted protein C-like: protein MQYSRCGLTNTLYNCSKGTSSFEGPNSYEGSSSFEGASSFEGPSSYERSSSSKGSSPSEGSSLSEGSSPSEGSSPSKRSSPSEGSSPSEGSSPSEGSSLSEGSSPSKRSSPSKRSSLSEGSSPSEGSSSSEGSSPSKRPGSSE, encoded by the coding sequence atgcagtattccaggtgcggtctcaccaataccttatataactgcagcaaaggAACTAGTTCATTCGAGGGACCCAATTCATACGAGGGATCTAGTTCATTCGAGGGAGCTAGTTCATTCGAGGGGCCCAGTTCATACGAGAGATCTAGCTCATCCAAGGGATCTAGCCCATCTGAGGGATCTAGCTTATCTGAGGGATCTAGCCCATCCGAGGGATCTAGCCCATCCAAGAGATCTAGCCCATCCGAGGGATCTAGCCCATCCGAGGGATCTAGCCCATCCGAGGGATCTAGCTTATCTGAGGGATCTAGCCCATCCAAGAGATCTAGCCCATCCAAGAGATCTAGCCTATCCGAGGGATCTAGCCCATCCGAGGGATCTAGCTCATCCGAGGGATCTAGCCCATCCAAGAGACCTGGCTCATCCGAGTGA